A single window of Microbispora hainanensis DNA harbors:
- a CDS encoding IS256 family transposase — MLTVVPDPADGDRRTADAPVSSSLIDEIVREGARRMLAEALKAEVDAYIAQFSDQRDDDGRRLVVRNGYHAPREVLTAAGAIEVRAPRVNDKRVDEVTGERKRFSSAILPPWARKTPKITEVLPLLYLHGLSSGDFVPALGQFLGSAAGLSAPVITKLTEQWKAEQRAFADRDLSGVDYVYLWADGVHVNVRLEEHRLCLLVMIGVRADGRKELIALSDGYRESTESWADLLRDCKRRGMRAPVLAVGDGALGFWAALGEVFPQARAQRCWFHKIANVLGAMPKSAQSGAKKALAEIWNAEDKDHALAAVKAFQAAYGAKYGKAVAKVVDDVDELLAFYDFPAEHWVHLRTTNPIESTFATVRHRTKVTKGPGSRAAGLAMAFKLIESAQARWRAVNAPHLVALVRAGATFVNGKLVERPDDQPSPAAA, encoded by the coding sequence GTGCTCACCGTAGTCCCTGACCCCGCTGACGGCGACCGCCGTACCGCAGACGCCCCGGTCTCCTCCTCCCTGATCGACGAGATCGTCCGGGAAGGCGCCCGCAGGATGCTCGCCGAAGCGCTCAAAGCCGAAGTCGACGCCTATATCGCCCAGTTCTCCGATCAGCGTGACGACGATGGGCGCCGTCTGGTCGTGCGTAACGGCTACCACGCCCCGCGCGAGGTGCTCACCGCGGCCGGCGCCATCGAGGTCCGCGCGCCGCGCGTCAACGACAAGCGCGTCGATGAGGTCACCGGCGAGCGCAAACGCTTCTCCTCGGCGATCCTGCCGCCCTGGGCGCGCAAGACACCGAAGATCACCGAAGTGCTGCCCTTGCTCTACCTGCACGGCCTGTCCTCCGGTGACTTCGTCCCAGCGCTGGGGCAGTTCCTCGGCTCGGCGGCCGGCCTGTCGGCGCCGGTCATCACGAAGCTGACCGAGCAGTGGAAGGCCGAGCAGCGCGCCTTCGCCGACCGTGACCTGTCGGGCGTGGACTACGTCTACCTGTGGGCCGACGGGGTGCACGTCAACGTCCGCCTGGAGGAGCACCGTTTGTGCCTGCTGGTGATGATCGGCGTGCGCGCCGACGGCCGTAAGGAGCTCATCGCGCTGTCCGACGGCTACCGCGAGTCGACCGAGTCGTGGGCCGACCTGCTGCGCGATTGCAAACGGCGGGGGATGCGCGCGCCGGTGCTGGCCGTCGGGGACGGCGCACTGGGGTTCTGGGCCGCCCTCGGTGAGGTGTTCCCGCAGGCCAGGGCTCAAAGGTGCTGGTTTCACAAAATCGCCAACGTGCTGGGAGCCATGCCGAAGTCCGCACAGAGCGGCGCGAAGAAGGCGTTGGCGGAGATCTGGAACGCCGAGGACAAAGACCACGCCCTGGCGGCGGTGAAGGCGTTCCAGGCCGCTTACGGGGCCAAGTACGGCAAGGCCGTGGCCAAGGTCGTCGACGACGTGGACGAGTTGCTAGCGTTCTACGACTTCCCAGCCGAGCATTGGGTGCATCTGCGCACGACCAACCCCATCGAGTCGACGTTCGCCACCGTGCGGCACCGCACCAAGGTCACCAAAGGCCCCGGTTCACGGGCGGCCGGGCTGGCCATGGCGTTCAAGCTGATCGAGTCGGCCCAGGCCCGCTGGCGCGCGGTCAACGCCCCCCACCTCGTCGCCCTGGTCCGCGCCGGGGCCACCTTCGTCAACGGCAAGCTCGTCGAACGCCCCGACGATCAGCCCTCACCAGCAGCTGCTTAG
- a CDS encoding IS256 family transposase: MEDTAVARKEHEASDRELVARLVGQARAEGLELVGENGLLGRLTKLVLESALEGELTDHLGYDKHDPAGRGSGNSRNGTRTKTVITDVGPVEIDVPRDRDASFEPKIVRKRQRRLPGVDEMVISLAAKGLTTGEISAHLAEVYGAEVSKQTISTITDAVIEGMAEWQNRPLDPVYPVVFIDAIHVKIRDGQVANRPIYVALAVTADGERDILGLWAGDGGEGAKFWLHVLTEIKNRGVADVLMMVCDGLKGLPQAIEQVWPQTVVQTCVVHLLRASFRYAARQHWDAIAKALRPVYTAPTEAAALERFAEFAEVWGGKYPAIVKLWQDAWAEFVPFLSFDVEIRRVICSTNAIESVNARIRRAVKARGHFPNEQAALKCVYMAIMSLDPTGKGRKRWMNRWKAALNAFEITFEGRLSATRR; this comes from the coding sequence CTGGAGGACACCGCGGTGGCGCGGAAAGAGCATGAGGCGTCGGATCGTGAGCTGGTGGCCCGCCTGGTCGGCCAGGCCCGCGCCGAGGGGCTGGAGCTGGTCGGGGAGAACGGGCTGCTGGGCCGGCTGACCAAGCTGGTTTTGGAGTCGGCCCTGGAAGGCGAGCTGACCGACCACCTCGGCTACGACAAGCATGATCCGGCCGGTCGCGGCAGCGGCAACTCCCGTAACGGCACCCGGACCAAGACGGTCATCACCGACGTCGGGCCGGTCGAGATCGACGTGCCTCGGGATCGGGACGCCAGCTTCGAACCGAAGATCGTGCGCAAGCGGCAGCGGCGGCTGCCGGGTGTGGATGAGATGGTCATCTCGCTGGCCGCCAAGGGCCTGACCACCGGGGAGATCTCGGCGCACCTGGCCGAGGTCTACGGGGCGGAGGTGTCCAAGCAGACCATCTCCACGATCACCGACGCGGTGATCGAGGGCATGGCCGAGTGGCAGAACCGCCCTCTGGATCCCGTCTACCCGGTGGTGTTCATCGACGCCATCCACGTCAAGATCCGTGATGGGCAGGTGGCCAACCGGCCGATCTATGTGGCGTTGGCGGTCACCGCCGACGGTGAGCGCGACATTCTCGGGTTGTGGGCCGGCGACGGCGGTGAGGGCGCCAAGTTCTGGCTGCACGTGCTGACCGAGATCAAGAACCGGGGCGTCGCCGATGTGCTCATGATGGTCTGCGACGGCCTCAAAGGGCTGCCGCAGGCCATCGAGCAGGTCTGGCCGCAGACCGTGGTGCAGACCTGCGTGGTGCACCTGCTGCGCGCTTCCTTCCGCTACGCCGCACGCCAGCACTGGGACGCCATCGCCAAGGCGCTGCGGCCGGTCTACACCGCCCCGACCGAGGCCGCCGCGCTCGAGCGGTTCGCCGAGTTCGCCGAGGTCTGGGGCGGCAAGTACCCGGCGATCGTGAAGTTGTGGCAGGACGCCTGGGCGGAGTTCGTGCCGTTCCTGTCCTTTGATGTGGAGATCCGCCGGGTGATCTGCTCGACGAACGCGATCGAGTCGGTCAACGCCCGGATCCGTCGGGCGGTCAAGGCCCGCGGCCACTTCCCCAACGAGCAGGCCGCGCTCAAGTGCGTCTACATGGCCATCATGAGCCTGGACCCGACGGGCAAGGGCCGCAAACGCTGGATGAACCGGTGGAAGGCCGCCCTGAACGCCTTCGAGATCACCTTCGAAGGCCGACTGTCAGCAACCCGCCGCTAG
- a CDS encoding ISAzo13 family transposase has product MAISSEVRGQLARKFEALRPHLNERQHRLVLATEARLLGHGGVRAVAQAAGVSETTVRNGIFELEEGRKPLPAGRVRRSGGGRKRVEDDDPAVLTALLGLVEPDERGDPQSPLRWTTKSLRHLAAELTRQGHGVSAPTVGRLLKTAGFSLQANVKTLEGAQHPDRDAQFRYINEQVKAHQADGEPVISVDTKKREQLGRLPMTGREWRPRGEPIEVEDHHFFFSGPDVEQAIPYGIYDITANTGWVNVGVDHDTSVFAVESIRRWWKARGRHDYPSASRLLITADAGGSNGYRYRVWKSELAALAAETGLVITVCHFPPGTSKWNKIEHRLFSHITLNWRGRPLTSHDVVVNTIASTQTSTGLRVEAVLDTGDYPTGVAISKERFAALPLERHATHGTWNYTLRPVMADDPATSQPVSEGDGPAQRRQAMLLRLADPRLTGMSTPQLRQLATALAPAQAARTQERHSRQRGGRARRATGNLRAKPLFDAAARLLLTLLYQRQVCSMKVLADLLEVTDVCIADLVKETRRVLEDHGHHAGAAQVRFAKPAALLGFLDTGQRPARAVIIDQLSHPVLTGISRDELRLLIQRLAAAQVAQGERLGYQRRGGHRQPGTRSGVFPQKISNSERVVLTILYQRKLCTMDVLADVLGDVSRSSIGNVIRETRPLLQQAGHIPPDAPIRYRTAANLLAAVPNDRDTPTS; this is encoded by the coding sequence ATGGCGATCTCCAGCGAGGTCCGCGGCCAACTCGCGCGGAAATTCGAGGCATTACGCCCGCATCTGAACGAACGACAGCATCGGCTGGTGCTGGCGACCGAGGCGCGGCTGCTGGGACACGGTGGGGTGCGGGCTGTCGCTCAGGCCGCTGGGGTCAGCGAGACGACCGTCCGTAACGGCATCTTCGAGCTGGAAGAAGGCCGGAAGCCGCTTCCGGCAGGTCGTGTCCGACGATCCGGGGGTGGTCGCAAGCGTGTTGAAGACGACGATCCGGCCGTCCTGACGGCGCTGCTGGGGCTGGTGGAGCCGGATGAGCGCGGCGACCCGCAGTCCCCGCTGCGGTGGACGACCAAGTCGCTACGCCACCTGGCCGCCGAGCTGACCCGGCAAGGACACGGTGTATCGGCGCCCACGGTAGGACGATTGCTGAAGACGGCCGGGTTCAGCCTGCAAGCCAACGTCAAGACCCTCGAAGGCGCCCAGCACCCCGACCGTGACGCCCAGTTCCGCTATATCAACGAGCAGGTCAAAGCCCATCAGGCTGACGGCGAGCCGGTGATCAGCGTGGACACCAAGAAGCGGGAACAGCTGGGCCGGCTCCCGATGACCGGACGCGAGTGGCGCCCCAGGGGCGAGCCGATCGAGGTCGAAGACCACCACTTCTTCTTCTCCGGTCCGGACGTCGAGCAGGCGATCCCGTACGGGATCTACGACATCACGGCCAACACCGGCTGGGTGAACGTCGGTGTCGACCATGACACCTCGGTGTTCGCGGTGGAGTCCATCCGCCGCTGGTGGAAAGCGCGCGGCCGCCACGACTACCCGTCCGCCTCACGGCTACTGATCACTGCGGACGCGGGCGGCTCCAACGGTTACCGTTATCGGGTCTGGAAGAGCGAACTGGCCGCGTTGGCCGCCGAGACCGGGCTGGTGATCACGGTCTGTCACTTCCCGCCCGGCACCTCCAAATGGAACAAGATCGAGCACCGGCTGTTCTCCCACATCACCCTCAACTGGCGCGGCAGGCCCCTGACCAGTCATGACGTAGTGGTCAACACCATCGCTTCCACCCAGACCAGTACCGGACTGCGGGTGGAGGCGGTTTTGGACACCGGCGACTACCCGACCGGTGTCGCGATCAGCAAGGAGCGCTTCGCCGCCCTGCCCCTGGAACGACACGCCACCCACGGCACCTGGAACTACACCCTGCGCCCAGTAATGGCCGACGACCCGGCCACGTCCCAGCCGGTGAGCGAGGGCGACGGACCCGCGCAGCGGCGCCAGGCCATGCTGCTGCGTCTGGCCGATCCGCGGCTGACCGGCATGAGCACCCCTCAACTACGCCAGCTGGCCACCGCGCTCGCGCCTGCACAGGCCGCCCGCACCCAGGAACGGCACAGCCGGCAACGCGGCGGCCGAGCTCGGCGCGCCACCGGCAACCTCCGCGCCAAGCCCTTGTTCGACGCCGCCGCCCGCCTCCTGCTCACGCTCCTCTACCAGCGGCAGGTCTGTTCCATGAAGGTCCTGGCCGACCTTCTGGAGGTCACCGACGTCTGCATCGCCGACCTGGTGAAGGAGACCCGCAGAGTCTTGGAAGACCACGGCCACCACGCCGGAGCCGCTCAGGTCCGCTTCGCCAAACCCGCCGCTCTCCTCGGCTTCTTGGACACCGGCCAGCGCCCCGCACGAGCCGTGATCATCGATCAACTATCCCATCCGGTTCTGACCGGGATCAGCCGCGACGAACTCCGTCTCCTCATCCAGCGCCTCGCCGCAGCACAGGTCGCTCAAGGCGAGCGCCTCGGCTACCAGCGGCGGGGCGGGCACCGCCAGCCCGGGACCCGATCCGGCGTCTTCCCCCAGAAGATCAGCAACAGCGAACGGGTCGTGCTCACGATTCTCTACCAGCGGAAACTCTGCACGATGGATGTCCTGGCCGACGTTCTAGGCGATGTCAGCAGATCGTCCATCGGCAACGTCATCCGCGAAACCCGTCCCCTGCTCCAGCAAGCAGGCCACATTCCCCCCGACGCGCCAATCCGATACCGCACTGCAGCAAATCTGCTCGCCGCAGTGCCAAACGACCGCGACACACCGACAAGTTGA
- a CDS encoding recombinase family protein: MHEFTDNDKSAAKADVVRDDFEAMLKALRAGKLDDGTSVRGVVVVADDRLTRRPGDYERFVEAFTYNDGFVFADAKQTKNLYSEDVESMGL; the protein is encoded by the coding sequence GTGCACGAGTTCACGGACAACGACAAGTCTGCTGCCAAAGCCGATGTCGTGCGTGACGATTTCGAGGCCATGTTGAAGGCGCTCCGCGCGGGCAAGCTCGATGACGGCACGTCGGTTCGCGGGGTGGTGGTCGTGGCCGATGACCGCCTGACCCGTCGCCCTGGCGACTACGAGCGCTTCGTAGAGGCGTTCACCTACAACGACGGGTTCGTGTTCGCCGACGCCAAGCAGACCAAGAACCTGTACAGCGAAGACGTCGAGAGCATGGGCCTGTGA
- a CDS encoding GNAT family N-acetyltransferase, with protein MVDWRLRPASAADVEAVAELRAVVLRPDLERLGRYDEQRVRQRLRDGFTPAHTWTIEANGAVAGCVALRPADGAYWLEHFYLAPALQGRGIGSAVLGGLLERCDREDALIRLNVLRGSAARRLYERHGFTVETEDDVDVFMVREPAPAAPVH; from the coding sequence GTGGTGGACTGGAGGCTCCGGCCGGCGTCGGCGGCGGACGTGGAGGCGGTCGCCGAGCTGCGGGCCGTGGTGCTTCGTCCTGATCTTGAGCGGCTCGGCCGCTACGACGAGCAACGCGTACGGCAGCGGCTGCGAGACGGATTCACACCGGCGCACACCTGGACGATCGAGGCGAACGGTGCCGTGGCCGGGTGTGTGGCACTGCGACCGGCCGACGGCGCCTACTGGCTGGAGCACTTCTACCTGGCCCCGGCCCTGCAGGGCAGGGGGATCGGTTCCGCCGTGCTGGGCGGCCTGCTGGAGCGGTGTGACCGGGAAGACGCCCTGATCCGGCTGAACGTGCTGCGGGGGAGTGCGGCCCGGCGGCTGTACGAGCGGCACGGGTTCACGGTCGAGACCGAGGATGACGTGGACGTGTTCATGGTGCGCGAGCCGGCCCCGGCTGCGCCCGTTCATTGA
- a CDS encoding DUF2795 domain-containing protein produces the protein MADAPNPIQLQKHLKGVDYPAAKSDLIRTARDQGADDTVINALERIPDRQYDGPNAVSKAVTDAR, from the coding sequence ATGGCCGACGCACCGAACCCGATCCAGCTGCAGAAACACCTGAAGGGCGTCGACTATCCGGCCGCGAAGTCGGACCTGATCCGTACGGCCCGGGACCAGGGCGCGGACGACACCGTCATCAACGCGCTGGAGCGCATCCCGGACCGGCAGTACGACGGCCCCAACGCGGTCAGCAAGGCGGTCACCGACGCCCGGTGA
- a CDS encoding IS3 family transposase (programmed frameshift) yields MPAPRKYPQELRERAVRMVFEVRRQTGGAPGAIARVADQLGVHREALRGWVRQAEIDEGQRPGTSTTDAQRIAELEREVRELRRANEILKAAAGFFRGRTRPPAAQVVAFIDAHRGAFGVEPICQVLQVATSTYYAAKSRPPSARQVRDAQLMAEITTVWNENFEVYGVRKMWKELNRRGTRVARCTVARLMKRLGLAGAVRGDHKRPTTIPDALIDRPADLVKRDFTAPSPNRLWVADLTYIPTASGFVYAALVIDAFSRMIVGWRLADHLRTDLALDALEMAIWRRGDGRRLEGLVHHSDRGCQYLSIRYTERLSGAGAVCSVGSRGDSYDNALAESTIGLYKTELIHRRGPWNGLDDVEIATMEWVDWYNNRRLHSACNDLPPAEFETHYRTQTAPAILTPAS; encoded by the exons ATGCCAGCCCCGAGGAAATACCCCCAAGAGCTTCGCGAGCGCGCGGTCCGCATGGTCTTTGAGGTCCGCCGGCAGACCGGCGGCGCCCCCGGCGCGATCGCCCGGGTGGCCGACCAGCTCGGCGTTCACCGCGAGGCGCTGCGCGGGTGGGTGCGCCAGGCCGAGATCGACGAGGGGCAGCGGCCGGGCACCTCGACCACCGACGCCCAGCGGATCGCCGAGTTGGAGCGCGAGGTGCGCGAGCTGCGCCGCGCCAACGAGATCCTCAAGGCCGCGGCCG GCTTTTTTCGCGGCCGAACTCGACCCCCGGCCGCCCAGGTAGTCGCCTTCATCGACGCTCACCGCGGCGCTTTCGGCGTCGAGCCGATCTGCCAGGTGTTGCAGGTGGCGACGTCGACGTACTACGCGGCCAAGTCCCGTCCGCCCTCAGCCCGGCAGGTGCGGGACGCCCAGCTCATGGCCGAGATCACCACGGTGTGGAACGAGAACTTCGAGGTGTATGGCGTGCGCAAGATGTGGAAGGAGCTCAACCGGCGCGGCACCCGCGTGGCCCGCTGTACCGTGGCCCGGCTGATGAAGCGCCTGGGGCTGGCCGGGGCGGTTCGCGGGGACCACAAGCGACCGACCACGATCCCCGATGCTCTCATTGACCGGCCCGCCGACCTGGTCAAACGCGACTTCACCGCCCCCTCCCCCAACCGGTTGTGGGTCGCCGACCTGACCTACATCCCCACCGCGTCGGGGTTCGTGTACGCGGCGCTGGTGATCGACGCGTTCTCGCGGATGATCGTCGGGTGGCGTCTGGCCGATCATCTGCGCACCGACCTGGCGCTGGACGCGCTGGAGATGGCCATCTGGCGTCGCGGAGACGGACGGCGGCTGGAGGGCCTGGTGCACCACTCCGACCGCGGCTGCCAGTATCTGTCGATTCGCTACACCGAGCGCCTGTCGGGTGCCGGGGCGGTCTGCTCGGTCGGATCTCGAGGGGACAGCTATGACAACGCCTTGGCCGAAAGCACCATCGGGCTGTACAAGACCGAGCTGATCCACCGGCGCGGCCCGTGGAACGGCCTGGACGACGTCGAGATCGCCACCATGGAATGGGTCGACTGGTACAACAACCGGCGCCTCCACAGCGCCTGCAACGACCTTCCACCAGCCGAATTCGAGACCCACTACCGAACCCAAACCGCCCCGGCTATCCTCACCCCAGCCAGCTAA
- a CDS encoding sodium:solute symporter family protein: MPDAQLLAAQDLRLDVNVLDYVILALYFVVVLGIGFAAKRAVRTSLDFFLSGRALPAWITGLAFMSANLGATEVLGMAANGAQYGAMTLHYYWIGAVPAMVFLGVVMMPFYYRSKVHSVPEFMRRRFNGATQLLNAGTFAVAQILIAGINLYALALIMDALLGWPLWLSIIVSAAIVLAYITLGGLSSAIYNEVMQFFVIVAGLVPVVVIGLTRVGGFSGLGEKVRQSVLGEGGLHTWAHTAGTDNPLNANWIGVVFGLGFVLSFGYWTTNFAEVQRALSARNTNAARLTPIVAAYPKLVIPIVTVIPGLIAVVLFGDLGKDGGPTYNEAIPLLMNEFLPNGVLGVAVTGLLASFMAGMAANISGFNTVFTQDIWKAHVNGDHPDEWYVRLGRIATVVGVLAGIGTAFIAAGFGNIMNYLQNMQSRNSFA, from the coding sequence GTGCCTGATGCCCAATTGCTGGCCGCACAGGATCTGCGGCTCGACGTCAACGTCCTGGACTACGTGATCCTCGCCCTGTACTTCGTCGTGGTGCTGGGAATCGGCTTCGCCGCCAAACGGGCCGTACGGACGAGTCTGGACTTCTTCCTCTCGGGCCGCGCACTCCCCGCCTGGATCACCGGCCTGGCCTTCATGTCCGCCAACCTCGGCGCCACCGAGGTGCTCGGCATGGCGGCGAACGGCGCGCAGTACGGCGCGATGACGCTGCACTACTACTGGATCGGCGCGGTCCCCGCCATGGTGTTCCTCGGCGTCGTGATGATGCCGTTCTACTACCGGTCGAAGGTGCACAGCGTCCCGGAGTTCATGCGCCGCCGCTTCAACGGCGCGACCCAGTTGCTCAACGCCGGGACCTTCGCCGTCGCGCAGATCCTCATCGCCGGGATCAACCTGTACGCGCTGGCGCTCATCATGGACGCCCTGCTCGGCTGGCCGCTGTGGCTGTCCATCATCGTGTCGGCCGCGATCGTGCTGGCGTACATCACGCTCGGCGGCCTGTCCTCGGCGATCTACAACGAGGTCATGCAGTTCTTCGTGATCGTCGCCGGGCTCGTGCCGGTGGTGGTCATCGGCCTGACCCGGGTCGGCGGCTTCTCCGGCCTCGGCGAGAAGGTCAGGCAGAGCGTGCTCGGCGAGGGCGGGCTGCACACCTGGGCGCACACCGCCGGCACAGACAATCCGCTCAACGCCAACTGGATCGGCGTGGTCTTCGGCCTCGGGTTCGTGCTGTCCTTCGGCTACTGGACCACCAACTTCGCCGAGGTGCAGCGCGCGCTGTCGGCCCGCAACACCAACGCCGCCCGGTTGACCCCGATCGTCGCGGCCTACCCGAAGCTCGTGATCCCGATCGTCACCGTGATCCCCGGTCTCATCGCGGTCGTGCTGTTCGGCGACCTCGGCAAGGACGGCGGGCCGACGTACAACGAGGCGATCCCGCTGCTCATGAACGAGTTCCTGCCCAACGGCGTGCTCGGTGTCGCGGTGACCGGCCTGCTCGCGTCGTTCATGGCCGGGATGGCCGCCAACATCAGCGGCTTCAACACGGTCTTCACCCAGGACATCTGGAAGGCGCACGTCAACGGCGACCACCCCGACGAGTGGTACGTGCGGCTCGGCCGGATCGCCACCGTGGTCGGCGTCCTCGCCGGAATCGGCACGGCGTTCATCGCCGCCGGGTTCGGCAACATCATGAATTATCTCCAGAACATGCAATCACGCAACTCTTTCGCGTGA
- a CDS encoding substrate-binding domain-containing protein → MGRRLAGVCVLLLMSLPACGQGGRQPGGELGAVGDVREGFTVGLLLPDEGPDRPLFTRALASLCPRCHVQYANAAGDWARQGRQIGRMLADGVRVLVLGAVDPGAAAPWVARAKLSGAKVVAYDRLANGPVDAYVATDPARVGREQALALLGAMKTAGPVVLLNGPATDPYAVTVKRAMHAVLDGRVTIGWERDLTRPDEAAREVAAAVAALGGAAKVAGVCCASDTAAEAVAAEMARAGMTGVPLIGHGGRPAAPGRAGAGTQTATVRPDVAAEAAAAARLAVEVAGGRTVYGTAVVANGTTVSIPAVLVPPAVVTKAPARGAPAPGTAPGQGTRSH, encoded by the coding sequence GTGGGGAGACGACTGGCGGGCGTCTGCGTGCTTCTCCTGATGTCCCTTCCGGCCTGCGGGCAGGGCGGGCGGCAGCCGGGAGGGGAACTCGGAGCGGTCGGCGACGTGCGGGAGGGCTTCACCGTCGGCCTGCTGCTCCCCGACGAGGGACCCGATCGGCCTCTGTTCACCCGGGCCCTGGCGTCCCTGTGCCCGCGCTGCCATGTCCAGTACGCGAACGCCGCGGGCGATTGGGCCAGGCAGGGGCGGCAGATCGGCCGGATGCTGGCCGACGGCGTGCGGGTGCTGGTCCTCGGCGCGGTGGACCCCGGGGCCGCCGCTCCCTGGGTGGCCAGGGCCAAGCTGTCCGGGGCGAAGGTCGTCGCGTACGACCGGCTGGCGAACGGGCCGGTGGACGCCTACGTGGCGACCGATCCGGCCCGCGTCGGGCGGGAGCAGGCGCTGGCCCTGCTCGGCGCCATGAAGACCGCGGGGCCGGTGGTGCTCCTCAACGGCCCGGCCACGGACCCGTACGCCGTGACGGTGAAGCGGGCCATGCACGCGGTGCTGGACGGCCGGGTGACGATCGGCTGGGAACGGGACCTGACGCGGCCCGACGAGGCCGCACGCGAGGTGGCGGCGGCCGTCGCCGCGCTCGGCGGGGCCGCGAAGGTGGCGGGCGTGTGCTGCGCGAGCGACACGGCGGCGGAGGCCGTCGCGGCCGAGATGGCGCGGGCGGGGATGACCGGGGTGCCGCTGATCGGGCACGGCGGGCGGCCCGCGGCACCGGGGCGGGCGGGGGCCGGCACGCAGACCGCCACGGTCCGTCCCGATGTCGCGGCCGAGGCGGCGGCCGCCGCCAGGCTGGCGGTCGAGGTCGCGGGCGGCAGGACCGTGTACGGCACGGCCGTCGTGGCCAACGGGACGACGGTCTCGATCCCGGCGGTGCTGGTTCCGCCGGCCGTGGTCACGAAGGCCCCGGCCCGTGGGGCTCCCGCCCCCGGGACCGCTCCCGGGCAGGGCACGCGATCGCACTGA
- a CDS encoding DUF4232 domain-containing protein, translating to MRTIPLGLAAVLAGVLFLPACGLQWAAAWRDGLGSEGSPHDPSCGAPSTDTPITSGDLERDGVAITGLSVRSRNCRFSAGFQVTNHEAEPFTYTVTFAFVSRSGAVLSNAEQTVPAVEPGQTVQGMVTMGGLPPQEYTVGGVHVAKVRSVPADEAPDPAGPCPPSGVRVTLGNGDAAMGLRVVGLHLENCSTRAYHLDGYPQLQLLDEDRKPVTGIEVLHGGGGISTVTGFDDPPRPVTLKPGQSASAGLMWRNTVTDGTSVHLPYVRVNAKAGAPPVMLTPELDLGTTGKLGVSPWKKDKLP from the coding sequence ATGCGTACCATCCCCCTCGGCCTTGCCGCCGTACTCGCCGGAGTCCTGTTCCTCCCGGCCTGCGGATTGCAGTGGGCCGCTGCGTGGCGCGACGGCCTCGGCTCCGAAGGCTCGCCCCATGACCCCTCATGCGGGGCCCCGTCCACCGATACGCCGATCACCTCCGGGGATTTGGAGAGGGACGGCGTCGCGATAACCGGCCTGAGCGTACGGTCCCGCAACTGCCGGTTCTCCGCCGGGTTCCAGGTCACCAACCACGAGGCCGAACCCTTCACGTACACCGTCACCTTCGCATTCGTGTCCCGCTCCGGAGCGGTGCTGTCGAACGCGGAGCAGACGGTGCCGGCGGTCGAGCCCGGTCAGACCGTGCAGGGCATGGTCACTATGGGCGGGCTTCCTCCGCAGGAATACACCGTGGGGGGCGTGCACGTCGCCAAGGTCAGAAGCGTCCCGGCGGACGAGGCGCCCGATCCGGCAGGTCCCTGCCCGCCCTCGGGCGTCCGCGTCACACTGGGCAATGGTGACGCCGCCATGGGGCTCCGCGTCGTGGGTCTCCATCTGGAGAACTGCTCGACCCGCGCCTACCACCTCGACGGCTACCCGCAGCTCCAACTCCTCGACGAGGACAGAAAGCCGGTCACCGGCATCGAGGTCCTGCACGGTGGCGGCGGCATCTCCACCGTGACCGGCTTCGACGATCCGCCCCGGCCGGTGACCCTGAAGCCCGGCCAGAGCGCGTCCGCCGGCCTCATGTGGCGCAACACCGTCACCGACGGCACTTCAGTGCACCTGCCGTACGTCAGGGTGAACGCCAAGGCCGGTGCTCCTCCCGTGATGCTGACGCCGGAGCTCGATCTCGGCACCACCGGGAAGCTCGGCGTCAGCCCCTGGAAGAAGGACAAGCTCCCATAG